In one window of Deltaproteobacteria bacterium DNA:
- a CDS encoding 4Fe-4S binding protein: MLENVYTKLASHMSGLAIGPPNNDYLVKILQESLSPEEAEILLTLPTGIPPFEPVALNEITMHIDCSEHELKLILDKLAAQGMLFKGNDGHGKKGYALHQFGYGMPQAIFWPNEDTVYARKMAELSMKHSSPEVLIQAFGGPDSKVYRWIPINKSVEFNKQSVLPYASLETVIAKTTAIAVVNCNCRVMSRLKGRAPCKYPLDVCMKYDDLAQYVIDVGIGRLVSKDEAMAINLKAEEAGCVHFADNVMEGEIKHACNCCPCCCWSLGNLSRRRIPRDLLMACQFIRATDYDNCTGCGACVDACPVKAVEMNDERPNVDNDWCIGCGVCTMSCPSGAISMVRREDIEKPLSDFKTLSQRRLLEKVEL, from the coding sequence ATGCTGGAAAATGTATATACAAAATTAGCCTCCCACATGTCTGGCCTAGCCATCGGCCCTCCGAATAATGACTATCTCGTAAAGATTCTTCAGGAGAGCCTGAGTCCAGAAGAGGCCGAGATCCTCCTGACCTTACCGACCGGGATCCCGCCTTTCGAGCCGGTTGCTTTAAACGAAATTACCATGCATATAGACTGCTCTGAGCATGAATTGAAGTTAATTCTGGATAAACTTGCAGCTCAGGGGATGCTGTTCAAAGGTAATGACGGCCACGGTAAAAAAGGATACGCCCTGCACCAGTTCGGTTATGGAATGCCGCAGGCCATTTTTTGGCCAAACGAGGACACGGTATATGCCCGCAAGATGGCGGAGCTTAGCATGAAACATTCAAGTCCGGAAGTCCTCATTCAGGCCTTCGGAGGCCCTGATTCCAAGGTCTACCGCTGGATTCCTATAAACAAGAGCGTTGAATTCAACAAGCAGTCAGTATTACCTTACGCCAGCCTGGAGACAGTAATTGCGAAAACCACAGCTATCGCGGTTGTTAATTGCAATTGCAGAGTCATGTCCCGCCTCAAGGGTCGCGCTCCCTGCAAATACCCTCTCGACGTATGCATGAAATACGACGACCTGGCACAGTACGTTATTGATGTCGGAATCGGACGCCTGGTTTCTAAAGACGAAGCAATGGCCATCAACCTCAAGGCTGAGGAAGCCGGATGTGTTCACTTTGCTGACAACGTCATGGAGGGAGAAATCAAGCATGCTTGTAATTGCTGTCCCTGCTGCTGCTGGTCACTGGGCAATTTGAGTCGTCGCCGTATCCCTCGAGATCTGTTAATGGCCTGCCAGTTTATCCGGGCGACAGATTATGATAACTGCACTGGATGCGGGGCTTGCGTTGACGCCTGCCCCGTTAAAGCTGTTGAGATGAACGATGAGCGGCCGAACGTAGATAATGACTGGTGTATCGGCTGTGGTGTTTGCACCATGTCCTGTCCTAGTGGCGCCATCAGCATGGTCCGCCGGGAGGATATTGAAAAGCCGCTCTCAGATTTCAAGACTTTGAGTCAAAGACGTTTATTGGAGAAGGTTGAACTGTAA
- the dusB gene encoding tRNA dihydrouridine synthase DusB — translation MNTHGFKLGSLSLDNPLVLAPLSGATNLPFRLLAKQYGAGLVVTEMISAAGLCQGGAKTIRLMQSVPEEHPLAVQLFGTRSGWMAQAAALVQEAGADVIDINMGCSVRKLVRHGAGAALLKDFGLIKEILTQVRQAVTLPLTVKTRIGWKPGVGEIFDLVSILADCGVDGITLHGRWAVQGFSGKADWSKIARLVELFPGPVIGNGDVTSPDQVVRMLSQTGCAGVMIGRAALGNPWIFRQSLARLENRPMMEPDLKTRFRTAGEHARMLRDHFGLPKAVFMLRTILMWYTKGLRNSAAFRDRINQVKDFEELMNILDEYFVELEAGQKMDAEAAAG, via the coding sequence ATGAATACTCATGGATTCAAACTTGGGAGCTTAAGCCTTGATAATCCCCTGGTTTTGGCTCCCCTGTCTGGAGCGACCAATCTTCCTTTTCGCCTCCTGGCCAAGCAGTATGGTGCGGGCCTGGTGGTGACCGAGATGATCAGCGCCGCAGGTCTGTGTCAGGGTGGAGCTAAGACAATCAGGCTCATGCAGAGTGTTCCAGAGGAGCACCCCCTGGCGGTTCAACTCTTTGGAACCAGGTCGGGATGGATGGCTCAGGCAGCGGCGCTGGTTCAGGAGGCCGGAGCGGATGTTATAGATATTAATATGGGCTGTTCGGTGCGAAAGCTTGTGCGCCATGGCGCCGGCGCGGCCTTGCTTAAGGATTTTGGTCTGATCAAGGAAATCCTGACCCAGGTCCGTCAAGCCGTGACTCTACCACTCACGGTCAAGACCCGAATCGGGTGGAAGCCAGGGGTTGGTGAAATCTTCGATCTGGTGTCCATCCTGGCTGACTGCGGCGTGGACGGGATAACTCTGCATGGCCGCTGGGCGGTCCAGGGATTTTCCGGGAAGGCGGACTGGTCCAAGATCGCTCGGCTGGTGGAGCTTTTTCCCGGCCCGGTCATCGGCAACGGTGACGTAACCTCTCCTGACCAGGTCGTTCGAATGTTAAGTCAAACCGGGTGTGCCGGTGTCATGATCGGCCGGGCCGCGCTTGGCAACCCCTGGATATTTCGTCAATCTCTGGCCCGGCTGGAAAACCGGCCGATGATGGAGCCTGATCTTAAAACTCGTTTCAGAACGGCAGGAGAGCATGCCAGGATGCTTCGGGATCACTTTGGTCTCCCGAAAGCTGTCTTTATGTTGCGCACGATTCTGATGTGGTACACTAAAGGCTTGAGGAATTCAGCGGCCTTTCGAGATCGGATCAATCAGGTCAAGGATTTTGAAGAGCTCATGAACATCCTAGACGAATATTTTGTCGAGCTCGAGGCCGGTCAGAAAATGGATGCGGAGGCCGCGGCGGGATGA
- the ispH gene encoding 4-hydroxy-3-methylbut-2-enyl diphosphate reductase, whose product MKIKLAKTSGFCMGVRRAMEMILEALNRREGPIYSYGPLIHNSQVLEMLENKGLMILEPGTDSLAEVNGGSVIIRAHGIPPGEAKALEAAGLSIIDATCPRVIRVQTIIHKQAQMGYTPIIVGDADHPEVIGLLGYADGKGHAVKSKAEVETLPDFDKVIVVAQTTQTKRLFEKVVEAVKARWPEALIFTTICGATHRRQEEVRRLAHEVQAMVVVGGHNSGNTARLAEVSQAEGLKTIHLETEDELDPGWLANVDTVGISAGASTPNWMIKRVVRELERVASSRELSLRNISRRILRVLLLSNIYVALGAGSLCMAGALLQGLSVSLELFAVTFFYVHAMHMLNLFLDKEAGKYNDPDRILFLESHKILLISLGMFSGLICLVLGFKISLGVFILFMVTGAVSFLYPIRIMPRFLGSYTRVTKLKDIPASKTLSVSAGWALSLSLIPALAPGGAVTWSTVLVAVVIFLLVFIRSSLGGIFDIQGDRIVGQETIPIIVGEERTLSLLTVTNGLLIVVLVGGWLLEFMPSLALFLLALPAYAAFYLALYQRERLVIGTFFEALVDADFLLAGLVSWVWWLTG is encoded by the coding sequence ATGAAGATTAAGCTGGCCAAGACTTCGGGCTTCTGCATGGGGGTCCGCCGGGCCATGGAGATGATATTGGAGGCCCTCAACAGGCGAGAAGGCCCAATCTACTCTTACGGTCCCCTCATTCACAACTCTCAGGTCCTGGAAATGCTTGAAAATAAAGGACTCATGATCCTTGAGCCTGGCACGGACTCCCTGGCCGAGGTTAATGGTGGTTCCGTTATCATTCGAGCTCACGGCATCCCGCCCGGGGAAGCTAAAGCCCTTGAGGCCGCGGGTTTATCAATCATTGACGCCACCTGCCCTCGGGTGATTCGCGTCCAGACCATCATTCACAAGCAGGCGCAAATGGGCTATACACCCATCATCGTTGGCGACGCTGATCACCCGGAAGTGATCGGTCTGCTGGGGTATGCGGACGGAAAAGGGCATGCGGTGAAAAGCAAGGCCGAAGTCGAAACGCTTCCGGATTTCGATAAGGTGATTGTGGTCGCCCAGACCACCCAGACTAAACGACTTTTTGAGAAGGTGGTCGAGGCGGTGAAGGCCCGCTGGCCCGAGGCCTTGATCTTTACGACCATTTGTGGAGCTACACATCGTCGTCAGGAGGAGGTTCGACGCCTCGCTCATGAGGTTCAGGCCATGGTCGTGGTGGGAGGGCACAATAGCGGCAACACCGCACGCCTGGCTGAAGTCTCCCAGGCAGAGGGCCTGAAAACCATTCATCTCGAAACCGAGGACGAGCTGGATCCTGGCTGGCTGGCCAACGTGGATACAGTCGGGATTTCCGCCGGGGCCTCGACCCCCAACTGGATGATCAAACGGGTCGTCCGGGAGCTGGAGCGGGTAGCCAGCAGTCGGGAGTTATCCTTGCGCAACATTTCTCGCCGCATACTGCGCGTTCTGCTCTTAAGCAATATTTATGTGGCCTTGGGCGCAGGTTCGCTCTGTATGGCCGGGGCCTTGCTTCAGGGTCTGTCCGTCAGCCTTGAGCTTTTCGCCGTAACCTTTTTCTATGTCCACGCCATGCACATGCTCAATCTCTTCCTGGATAAGGAAGCCGGGAAATATAATGATCCGGACCGGATTCTCTTCCTGGAATCTCATAAAATTTTACTTATTAGCTTGGGCATGTTTTCCGGGCTGATTTGTCTGGTGCTGGGTTTTAAGATCAGCCTTGGTGTTTTTATCCTTTTTATGGTTACAGGCGCTGTCAGTTTTCTTTACCCCATTCGGATTATGCCTCGTTTTCTTGGGTCCTATACCAGGGTGACCAAACTGAAGGACATCCCGGCATCCAAGACCTTATCCGTCTCGGCAGGTTGGGCCTTGAGCCTCAGCCTCATACCGGCCCTGGCGCCCGGGGGAGCGGTGACCTGGTCTACGGTTTTGGTCGCTGTGGTTATCTTCCTTCTGGTCTTTATCCGGAGTTCTCTGGGTGGGATTTTTGATATCCAGGGCGACCGGATCGTAGGCCAGGAGACAATTCCCATCATTGTCGGCGAAGAAAGAACCCTGTCTCTCCTGACCGTGACGAATGGTCTCTTAATTGTGGTTCTGGTCGGAGGTTGGCTTTTGGAGTTTATGCCTTCACTGGCCTTATTTCTTCTGGCTTTACCGGCATACGCCGCCTTTTACCTGGCTTTGTACCAGCGGGAGAGGCTCGTTATTGGAACCTTTTTTGAGGCCTTGGTGGATGCCGATTTCCTCCTGGCCGGACTGGTTTCCTGGGTGTGGTGGTTAACCGGATGA
- a CDS encoding nitroreductase family protein, translating into MDIHELIRSRRSVRRFQPKPVPLEVLKKMVDAGRLAPSGANFQPLRYLVVTEEKKRAKIFSTLKWAAHIRPDGDPPPGHEPAAYIILLIDERVGAKAVYNYDVGLAAENVLLAGLAEGVAGCLLLSFGRKEVTELFNLPEHLTPNLVIALGYPDEKPVYVDRSDTYRYWRDESGVITVPKIPLDEVMFINKVKA; encoded by the coding sequence ATGGATATCCATGAGTTAATTCGGTCTCGGCGCTCGGTCCGCCGCTTTCAACCAAAGCCTGTGCCTCTTGAGGTCCTGAAGAAAATGGTGGACGCAGGCCGCCTGGCCCCGTCCGGGGCGAATTTCCAGCCGCTTCGTTACCTGGTTGTAACCGAAGAAAAAAAGCGGGCCAAGATTTTTTCGACCCTCAAGTGGGCGGCTCACATTCGTCCGGATGGCGACCCGCCGCCGGGACATGAACCCGCGGCCTATATTATTCTTCTGATAGACGAGCGGGTGGGGGCCAAGGCAGTTTATAACTATGATGTGGGGCTTGCGGCCGAGAATGTGCTGCTGGCCGGTTTAGCCGAAGGCGTGGCCGGCTGCCTCTTGCTGTCCTTTGGCCGCAAGGAAGTAACGGAGCTCTTCAATCTGCCAGAGCATCTCACGCCGAATCTCGTGATAGCCTTGGGATACCCGGATGAAAAACCGGTGTACGTGGACAGGTCAGATACCTATCGGTACTGGCGGGATGAGAGTGGCGTAATCACCGTGCCCAAAATCCCCCTGGATGAGGTTATGTTCATCAACAAAGTTAAAGCTTAG
- a CDS encoding glycosyltransferase, which produces MSPAVSVIIPTYNRAEMLPRAIDSVLSQTFRNFELIVVDDGSTDRTADALAAYQDRVILLTRPHRGVSAARNQGLTAARGEFIAFLDSDDYWLPEKLTVQVDFFRQHPRSFICQTEEVWYRRGQRVNPGKKHAKPSGDIFLSSLELCLVSPSAVMIRKELFDRVGVFDESLPACEDYDLWLRIAAHYPVYLLDEPLVVKTGGHYDQLSRTTPALDKYRVQAILKLLRSGTLSLPQAKAARVELIHKATIYGQGCLKRGRTREGHEYLELAAWARQESDSAISNLVV; this is translated from the coding sequence ATGTCCCCTGCGGTCAGCGTCATTATTCCGACTTACAACCGGGCCGAAATGCTGCCCCGGGCCATAGATTCGGTCTTAAGCCAGACTTTCAGGAACTTCGAGTTGATCGTGGTGGATGACGGGTCAACGGACCGGACGGCTGATGCCCTGGCCGCCTACCAGGACCGTGTGATCCTGCTTACCAGGCCGCACCGCGGCGTGAGCGCAGCCAGAAATCAAGGTCTGACTGCGGCTAGAGGTGAGTTTATCGCCTTCCTGGACTCGGATGATTACTGGCTCCCGGAAAAACTTACGGTGCAGGTAGATTTTTTCCGTCAACATCCTCGATCCTTTATCTGCCAGACCGAGGAGGTCTGGTATCGCCGGGGACAAAGGGTAAATCCCGGGAAAAAGCATGCCAAGCCTTCGGGCGATATCTTCCTTAGTTCTCTGGAACTCTGCCTCGTCAGTCCCTCAGCGGTGATGATCAGGAAAGAGCTTTTTGACCGCGTGGGTGTATTTGACGAAAGCCTTCCGGCCTGCGAGGATTACGATCTCTGGCTGCGCATCGCGGCGCACTATCCGGTCTATCTCCTGGATGAGCCGCTGGTCGTTAAAACCGGCGGTCACTATGACCAGCTTTCTCGGACTACCCCGGCTCTTGATAAATACAGGGTTCAGGCCATACTCAAGCTTTTAAGATCCGGGACTTTATCCCTTCCGCAGGCCAAAGCAGCGCGAGTCGAATTGATCCACAAGGCCACGATCTACGGCCAGGGCTGCCTTAAACGAGGCCGAACTAGGGAAGGACATGAATATCTTGAACTGGCCGCATGGGCGCGCCAGGAATCTGATTCG